A portion of the Acidihalobacter yilgarnensis genome contains these proteins:
- a CDS encoding MFS transporter: MNKPLAPDATSSPNSQGISPALVLAMAIATGVTVANIYYAQPLLDTLAKAFDVPIHTAGLIVTVTQLGYAAGLMFLVPLGDMIERRRLVVTVTLLTSVALVGAALAPSIELFFAASLAIGVTSVVVQILVPFAAHLAADHARGRVVGRVMSGLLLGILLARTVSGLMSDAFGWRSMFWLAAGVMLIQAAVLARVLPRDPGKAQVSYPALLRSVLHLLRDEPVLRRRIVYGFCVFASFSALWTALPFLLAAPPFGYSLARIGAFGLLGVAGAMAASFAGHLHDRGYARVATGGFIALVMLAFALMGLFPHALAALVVGIVVLDLGVQGTQILNQSAIYQLSPEARSRLTTAYMTCYFAGGAAGSAGAAYAYSLAGWVGVSWIGATPPLLALLYWLTERRQ, translated from the coding sequence GTGAACAAGCCCCTTGCTCCAGATGCCACCTCTTCTCCCAATAGCCAGGGGATCAGTCCCGCACTGGTATTGGCCATGGCCATCGCCACCGGCGTTACCGTTGCCAATATCTATTACGCACAGCCGCTGCTCGATACCTTGGCCAAGGCCTTCGATGTACCGATTCACACCGCCGGACTCATCGTCACCGTCACCCAACTGGGTTATGCCGCTGGACTGATGTTCCTTGTGCCTCTCGGAGATATGATCGAGCGCCGCCGCCTGGTGGTGACGGTCACACTGCTGACCAGCGTGGCGCTCGTCGGCGCGGCGCTGGCTCCTAGCATTGAGCTGTTTTTCGCCGCCTCGCTGGCGATCGGCGTCACTTCCGTGGTGGTACAGATCCTCGTGCCCTTTGCCGCGCATCTCGCCGCCGACCATGCGCGCGGACGCGTGGTGGGCCGAGTGATGAGTGGTTTGTTGCTCGGCATCCTGCTGGCGCGCACGGTGTCCGGTCTGATGTCGGATGCCTTCGGTTGGCGCAGCATGTTTTGGCTTGCGGCTGGCGTGATGTTGATTCAGGCCGCAGTGCTCGCGCGCGTGCTGCCCCGCGATCCTGGCAAGGCACAGGTTTCCTATCCGGCCTTGCTGCGCTCGGTGCTACATCTGTTGCGCGACGAGCCGGTGTTGCGCCGACGCATCGTGTACGGTTTTTGCGTATTCGCCAGCTTCAGCGCCTTATGGACCGCCTTGCCCTTTTTGCTTGCGGCACCGCCCTTCGGGTACAGCCTCGCGCGCATTGGCGCCTTCGGCCTGCTTGGTGTGGCCGGTGCGATGGCGGCCTCGTTCGCTGGGCATTTGCATGATCGCGGCTATGCCCGTGTCGCGACCGGTGGTTTCATCGCGCTGGTCATGCTGGCCTTCGCGCTAATGGGGCTGTTTCCGCACGCACTGGCGGCGCTGGTGGTCGGTATCGTGGTGCTGGATCTTGGCGTGCAGGGCACCCAGATTCTGAACCAGAGCGCGATCTATCAGCTCAGCCCAGAGGCGCGCAGCCGCCTGACTACGGCCTACATGACCTGCTATTTCGCGGGTGGCGCAGCCGGTTCCGCGGGCGCGGCCTATGCTTATAGTCTCGCGGGTTGGGTCGGCGTATCTTGGATCGGCGCCACGCCGCCATTGCTGGCGTTACTCTACTGGCTGACGGAACGTCGCCAGTGA
- a CDS encoding LysE family translocator: MSLQLWLIYATTVFVLSMIPGPCMLLAATHGMHHGVRRTLATTFGAISALILMMLASAVGLGALLATSEPAFVAIKWAGAAYLVYLGIKTWRTVGESVGLKQPGMGAPHRSLWQLYRQGFWVAASNPKAIVFFGALFPQFIDPARPQFMQYAILCGTFVTFESAWQMAYAFGGTHLAAWFGKAGRGTLFNRLSGGLFVGLGVLLSTVHRT, encoded by the coding sequence ATGAGCCTGCAACTCTGGCTGATCTATGCCACGACGGTGTTCGTCCTGAGCATGATTCCCGGCCCGTGCATGCTGCTCGCGGCGACCCATGGTATGCATCATGGCGTGCGCCGTACCCTAGCCACGACCTTCGGCGCGATATCCGCGCTGATCCTGATGATGCTGGCCTCGGCCGTTGGCTTGGGTGCGTTGCTCGCGACCTCTGAGCCGGCCTTCGTGGCCATCAAGTGGGCGGGCGCCGCCTATCTGGTCTACCTTGGCATCAAGACTTGGAGAACGGTCGGTGAGTCTGTCGGGCTGAAACAGCCTGGGATGGGCGCGCCGCATCGGTCGCTCTGGCAGCTCTACCGGCAAGGTTTTTGGGTGGCCGCGAGCAATCCCAAAGCCATTGTCTTCTTCGGCGCGTTGTTTCCCCAGTTCATCGATCCTGCACGCCCGCAATTCATGCAGTACGCGATCCTCTGTGGCACCTTCGTAACCTTCGAGAGCGCCTGGCAAATGGCCTATGCCTTCGGCGGCACGCATTTGGCCGCGTGGTTCGGCAAGGCGGGCCGTGGCACACTCTTCAATCGGCTGAGCGGTGGCCTGTTCGTGGGGCTCGGGGTATTGCTCTCGACGGTACATCGAACCTGA
- a CDS encoding NAD-dependent succinate-semialdehyde dehydrogenase, with amino-acid sequence MSFPSINPATGETVATYAAMTGVQVDDALNRCVEAQRTWAKMSFAARAQRMHALSDQLLAGKAEYAALMSHEMGKLHAQGIAEIEKCAWVCRFYADHAEAFLTPETVETEAHRSFVNFRPMGVVLAIMPWNYPFWQVLRFAAPTLMAGNGAVLKHAPNVFGSSLAIETLFREAGFPEHLFRSLLIDIPETTAAIHDPRIAAVSITSSVRAGRAVAAEAGRALKKCVLELGGSDPFIVLEDADLDRAVEAGITARFQNSGQSCIAAKRFIVVDAVYDDFERRFVEAVHRLRMGDPMDAATQVGPQARVDLRDELADQVQRTARAGARILAGGEVPTGPGAFYPPTVLAGVEAGMAAWSEELFGPVATLIRVPDEAEAIRVANATEFGLSGSVWTRDLARGERIAAHEIESGAAFVNSMSKSDPRMPFGGIRHSGYGRELSIYGIREFVNIHAVWVEAPS; translated from the coding sequence ATGTCATTTCCCAGCATTAACCCCGCGACCGGAGAAACGGTCGCGACCTACGCGGCCATGACCGGGGTGCAGGTCGACGATGCCCTCAACCGCTGCGTCGAAGCCCAGCGCACCTGGGCCAAGATGTCCTTCGCGGCACGCGCACAGCGAATGCATGCGCTGTCCGACCAGCTACTCGCCGGCAAGGCCGAATACGCCGCATTGATGAGCCACGAGATGGGCAAGCTCCATGCGCAAGGCATCGCCGAGATCGAAAAATGCGCCTGGGTCTGCCGCTTCTACGCCGACCATGCCGAGGCCTTCCTGACACCCGAAACGGTCGAGACCGAGGCTCATCGCAGCTTCGTCAATTTCCGTCCGATGGGCGTGGTGCTGGCCATCATGCCGTGGAACTATCCGTTTTGGCAGGTCCTGCGCTTCGCCGCACCGACGCTGATGGCGGGCAACGGCGCAGTACTCAAGCACGCACCCAATGTGTTCGGCTCCAGCCTGGCGATCGAGACGCTGTTCCGCGAGGCCGGCTTCCCTGAACACCTATTCCGCAGCTTGTTGATCGACATCCCCGAGACCACCGCAGCGATTCACGACCCGCGCATCGCCGCGGTCAGCATCACCTCCAGTGTGCGTGCCGGACGCGCGGTGGCAGCGGAAGCTGGTCGCGCGCTGAAAAAATGCGTGCTGGAACTCGGCGGCTCCGATCCCTTCATCGTGCTCGAGGACGCTGATCTGGACCGCGCGGTGGAGGCCGGCATCACGGCGCGCTTCCAGAACAGCGGCCAAAGCTGCATCGCAGCCAAGCGCTTCATCGTGGTCGACGCGGTCTACGACGACTTCGAGCGACGTTTCGTCGAAGCGGTTCACCGGCTGCGCATGGGCGATCCGATGGACGCGGCAACCCAGGTCGGCCCGCAGGCGCGCGTCGATCTGCGTGATGAGTTGGCCGATCAGGTGCAACGCACCGCGCGCGCCGGCGCGCGCATCCTGGCTGGTGGCGAGGTGCCCACAGGGCCCGGCGCATTTTACCCGCCCACCGTGCTGGCGGGCGTTGAAGCCGGCATGGCCGCATGGTCGGAAGAATTGTTCGGCCCGGTCGCCACGCTGATCCGGGTACCCGACGAAGCTGAGGCGATCCGCGTGGCCAACGCCACCGAATTCGGGCTCTCCGGCTCGGTGTGGACGCGAGACCTCGCACGTGGCGAGCGCATCGCAGCGCACGAAATCGAGTCCGGCGCCGCCTTCGTCAACAGTATGTCGAAGTCGGACCCGCGCATGCCCTTCGGCGGCATTCGCCATTCTGGCTATGGGCGTGAGCTGTCGATCTACGGCATCCGCGAATTCGTCAACATCCACGCGGTCTGGGTCGAAGCCCCGAGTTGA
- a CDS encoding acetolactate synthase large subunit: protein MQQYHEIKAAELLVRALEHEGVEYVFGVPGEENLDLLEALRQSSIRLILTRHEQAAGFMAATYGRLTGRPGVCLATLGPGATNLVTAAAYGQLGAMPMLMITGQKPIKKSKQGRFQIIDVVEMMRPITKSARQIVSAHTIPALVREAFRVAQEERPGAVLLELPEDVAGEIVPEAHLFDIAIPRRPAPDPQALDWAVEMIATACRPLLLIGAGANRKRIIEPLRSFVDKTGIPYFNTQLGKGIIGESHPRYIGTAALSAGDYVHCAIDRADLVINVGHDVVEKPPFLMIPNGARAIHVNFSSAVVDEVYFPQLELIGDIAATFEHLAERIEPSPHHDFNYFMRMREEVLAHISDLNDDSRFPLAPQRIVADVRRAIPEDGIVTLDNGMYKIWFARNYLTDHPNGLLLDNALATMGAGLPSAILAALLNPDTRVLSVCGDGGFMMNSQELETAVRLGIDLVILVLRDDAFGMIRWKQAVSGHADWGLQFGNPDFVRYAESYGAGGHRVTDGNALAPLIERCFALGGVQLIEVPVDYSENARVLTDELTAKTCLI from the coding sequence ATGCAGCAATATCATGAAATCAAGGCCGCCGAACTGCTCGTCCGCGCGCTCGAACATGAAGGCGTCGAATACGTATTCGGTGTTCCCGGAGAAGAAAACCTGGACCTGCTGGAAGCCCTTAGACAATCATCCATTCGCTTAATACTCACCCGCCACGAGCAGGCAGCCGGCTTCATGGCCGCCACTTATGGCCGGCTGACCGGACGACCGGGCGTCTGCCTGGCAACGCTTGGCCCCGGTGCGACTAATCTGGTCACCGCCGCTGCCTACGGTCAGCTCGGCGCGATGCCGATGTTGATGATCACCGGCCAAAAACCCATCAAGAAGAGCAAGCAGGGGCGGTTTCAAATTATCGATGTGGTGGAGATGATGCGGCCGATCACCAAATCGGCACGCCAGATCGTGTCCGCACACACCATTCCCGCACTGGTGCGCGAGGCCTTCCGCGTAGCGCAGGAGGAACGCCCCGGCGCGGTCCTCCTAGAGCTGCCGGAGGATGTTGCGGGCGAGATCGTGCCCGAAGCCCACCTCTTCGATATCGCTATCCCGCGTCGGCCAGCGCCCGATCCGCAGGCGCTGGACTGGGCCGTGGAGATGATCGCGACGGCATGCCGCCCGCTATTGCTGATCGGTGCGGGCGCCAACCGCAAGCGCATCATCGAGCCCTTGCGCAGCTTCGTCGACAAAACCGGCATTCCATACTTCAACACGCAGCTCGGCAAAGGCATCATCGGCGAATCCCACCCACGCTATATCGGAACCGCCGCACTCTCCGCCGGCGACTACGTCCACTGCGCCATCGACCGCGCCGACCTGGTGATCAACGTCGGGCATGATGTGGTGGAGAAACCGCCGTTCCTGATGATCCCCAACGGCGCCCGCGCAATCCACGTCAACTTCAGCAGCGCGGTCGTCGACGAGGTGTACTTTCCCCAGCTTGAACTGATCGGCGACATCGCCGCCACCTTCGAGCATTTGGCCGAGCGTATCGAACCCTCTCCCCATCACGACTTCAACTATTTTATGCGCATGCGCGAAGAGGTCCTCGCGCATATCAGCGATCTCAACGACGACTCGCGCTTCCCGCTCGCGCCACAGCGCATCGTCGCCGACGTACGCCGCGCCATCCCCGAGGACGGCATCGTCACGCTCGACAATGGCATGTACAAAATCTGGTTCGCACGGAATTACCTGACCGATCACCCCAATGGACTACTGCTGGACAATGCGCTGGCCACCATGGGTGCCGGGCTGCCCTCCGCCATCCTGGCGGCCTTGCTTAACCCGGACACGCGCGTGCTCTCGGTCTGCGGCGACGGCGGCTTCATGATGAACAGCCAGGAACTCGAAACCGCCGTTAGACTCGGCATCGATCTCGTGATACTAGTGCTGCGTGACGATGCATTCGGCATGATCCGCTGGAAACAAGCCGTCTCCGGGCATGCCGACTGGGGGCTGCAATTCGGCAACCCGGACTTCGTGCGTTACGCCGAGAGCTACGGCGCTGGCGGCCATCGCGTCACCGATGGCAACGCATTGGCACCGCTGATCGAACGCTGCTTCGCGCTCGGCGGCGTACAGCTAATCGAGGTGCCCGTGGACTACAGCGAAAACGCGCGCGTGCTGACCGATGAACTGACTGCGAAGACCTGCCTCATCTGA
- a CDS encoding FMN-binding glutamate synthase family protein, translating into MDPLIDIIRRTPDILATTFILVVGLAALVIVALFVIDLSQTTNAVRHNFPVLGRFRTIFTKLGEFFRQYFFALDREELPFNRTEREWVYRSAQGGNNTVAFGSTQPLLQNGTLLFVNAPFPVQEHDAHPAPPRVIGPNCPQPYTAVSLINISGMSYGAISTPAVRALSRGAALAGCWLNTGEGGLSPYHLEGGCDIVFQIGTAKYGVREPDGTLNEARLREVAAHEQVRMIEIKLSQGAKPGKGGILPAAKVTEEIARIRGISPDTDSISPNRHPEVGTTGELLDFIGRVRGITGKPTGVKCVVGDPAWLNELCIEIRARGPDAAPDFITVDGAEGGSGAAPLALIDAMGLPIRLALPAVVDALARHGLRERVRVIASGKLVTPVEMAWAFCAGADFVVSARGFMFALGCIQALRCNRNTCPTGITTHNERLQRGLNPREKAVRVANYVAEMRHGLEMIAHSCGVAHPLALERRHCLLVGGALMPVSLAERHPPPQQNQA; encoded by the coding sequence TTGGATCCACTTATCGACATCATTCGGCGCACGCCCGACATTCTAGCCACCACCTTCATCCTGGTCGTCGGCCTCGCCGCCCTCGTCATCGTCGCGTTATTCGTAATCGACCTCTCGCAGACGACCAATGCGGTTCGCCACAACTTCCCCGTTCTCGGCCGCTTTCGCACGATCTTCACCAAGCTCGGCGAATTTTTCCGGCAGTACTTCTTCGCCCTGGATCGCGAGGAACTGCCCTTCAACCGCACCGAACGCGAATGGGTCTATCGCTCCGCCCAGGGCGGCAACAACACCGTCGCCTTCGGCTCGACACAGCCATTGCTGCAGAACGGCACCCTATTGTTCGTCAATGCCCCCTTTCCGGTGCAGGAACACGACGCCCACCCCGCACCACCGAGGGTCATCGGCCCGAACTGTCCACAACCCTACACAGCCGTTTCGCTGATCAACATCTCCGGCATGAGCTATGGCGCTATCTCCACCCCCGCGGTACGCGCCCTTTCGCGCGGCGCAGCGCTAGCGGGTTGTTGGCTGAACACGGGTGAAGGCGGCCTGTCGCCGTACCACCTGGAAGGCGGCTGCGACATCGTGTTCCAGATCGGCACGGCCAAATACGGCGTGCGTGAACCAGACGGCACACTGAACGAAGCACGCCTGCGCGAGGTCGCGGCCCACGAACAAGTACGCATGATCGAAATCAAACTCAGCCAGGGCGCCAAACCGGGCAAGGGCGGCATTCTGCCAGCAGCCAAGGTGACCGAGGAAATTGCGCGCATCCGCGGTATTTCGCCGGATACCGACTCGATTTCCCCCAATCGACACCCCGAAGTCGGCACGACGGGTGAATTGCTCGATTTCATTGGCCGCGTGCGCGGGATCACCGGCAAACCAACCGGCGTCAAGTGCGTCGTCGGCGACCCGGCCTGGCTGAACGAGCTCTGTATTGAGATCCGTGCGCGCGGCCCGGACGCAGCCCCCGATTTCATCACGGTGGACGGGGCCGAGGGTGGTTCCGGAGCGGCCCCTCTCGCCTTGATCGACGCTATGGGCCTGCCCATCCGCCTCGCCCTGCCAGCCGTAGTCGACGCACTTGCGCGGCATGGCTTGCGCGAACGCGTACGGGTCATCGCCTCGGGCAAGCTCGTCACGCCGGTCGAAATGGCATGGGCCTTCTGTGCCGGAGCCGATTTCGTCGTCAGCGCACGCGGCTTCATGTTCGCCCTCGGCTGCATCCAAGCGCTGCGTTGCAACCGCAACACCTGCCCCACCGGCATCACAACCCACAACGAACGCCTGCAACGCGGCCTCAATCCGCGGGAAAAGGCCGTGCGCGTAGCCAATTACGTCGCCGAGATGCGCCACGGACTGGAGATGATCGCCCACAGTTGCGGCGTGGCCCATCCACTCGCGCTGGAGCGACGCCACTGCTTGCTCGTTGGCGGCGCACTTATGCCCGTATCCTTGGCCGAGCGTCACCCCCCGCCTCAACAAAACCAAGCCTAG
- a CDS encoding putative bifunctional diguanylate cyclase/phosphodiesterase, producing the protein MHTRKRRERRISIIAGLILVTLTLVASLSIFLVMEHQAERIVNRSLLLSLESRTHLFDAKIQQRLDANQLVATRPFIIAQLKQLDANPDDFKAIKSLQLAADTLLPTGFSLIRFSMPDRHTAAAAGIAAVHPELTVPLRLDTAVHLMWSDSGFVLSQERPMLDARHRLVGYVLTESRLPELTRMLRDTQTLGKTGELVVCGNANSGMQCFPAALSRRVYLDVPLVQNGRRLPMAYAFEGETGLTTTRDYRGREVVAAYAPLGQLGLGMVLKVDTDELYAPIYEQVREVSYMLLFFLAAGLLMLYWLVNPLVRKLAISEREARHASERLRDSETRTRTILDNIDEGLITLAEDGTIESLNPVAERLFGYPPGGLLGGNMLDLINPGNHPEYRERIEHHVARRDLGTPPSSFELTAIRRNGQELPVEARISDMVLAGRHKFILALQDITRRKETEARILHIASHDPLTDLPNRTLLEDRIKHAIHANHRRRERFAVIYIDLNDFKTINDSLGHTLGDTLLRSVAIRLKGCLREEDTVARQGGDEFIVILSRIEHPDDAATAVQKIINTLTEPYTIEGHELHSGASLGIAIYPEDGHNVTALLKNSDTAMYQAKASGRNNYRFYSPEMDAKAADRLMLENNLRRALERNELSLHYQPIVSLASGEIMAVEALLRWTHPVMGVVSPARFIPVAEDSSLILPIGEWVLETACRQIREWDKTKQFSGRVVVNLSPRQFRQGDLVKRFTHIIERTGIDPQRLGMEITESVIMENLDSSIRMLQSLKDMGVEFSLDDFGTGYSSLSYLKRFPVDKLKIDQSFVRDLVNDHDDEALVKAIIAMAHSLKIRVVAEGVETRQQLDFLREQHCDQYQGYYFSRPLPPTNSCSRKTETMRTNQKQTPPSNRQD; encoded by the coding sequence ATGCACACCCGTAAACGGCGTGAACGTCGCATCAGTATTATTGCAGGCCTGATTCTCGTCACCCTGACGCTGGTGGCCAGCCTCTCCATTTTCCTGGTCATGGAGCACCAAGCGGAACGCATCGTCAATCGCAGCCTGCTACTGTCTCTTGAAAGCCGCACCCACCTGTTCGACGCCAAAATTCAGCAAAGGCTCGATGCCAATCAATTGGTTGCCACGCGGCCTTTCATCATCGCGCAGCTCAAGCAACTGGACGCAAACCCCGATGACTTCAAGGCCATCAAGTCACTGCAGCTCGCCGCCGACACTCTGCTGCCCACCGGCTTCTCGCTGATACGGTTCAGCATGCCCGACCGGCACACGGCCGCCGCCGCCGGCATTGCCGCCGTGCACCCGGAACTGACCGTGCCGCTACGACTGGATACCGCAGTACACCTGATGTGGAGCGATTCCGGCTTCGTCCTCTCCCAGGAACGCCCCATGCTGGATGCCCGACATCGGCTGGTCGGCTACGTGCTGACCGAATCGAGGCTGCCCGAACTGACCCGGATGTTGCGCGACACCCAAACCCTCGGCAAGACCGGCGAACTGGTCGTCTGCGGCAATGCCAATAGCGGTATGCAATGCTTCCCTGCGGCACTGAGTCGCCGGGTCTATCTCGACGTCCCTCTCGTGCAAAATGGTCGCAGACTCCCCATGGCCTATGCCTTCGAGGGTGAAACCGGGCTCACCACGACCCGAGACTACCGCGGCCGCGAGGTCGTCGCGGCCTATGCTCCGCTAGGCCAACTAGGCCTGGGCATGGTCCTCAAGGTCGACACCGACGAGCTGTATGCCCCCATCTACGAACAGGTGCGCGAGGTCAGCTACATGCTGCTGTTCTTCCTCGCCGCCGGACTATTGATGCTTTACTGGCTGGTCAATCCGCTGGTTCGCAAGCTGGCCATTTCGGAGCGTGAAGCGCGCCATGCCAGCGAACGGTTGCGCGATAGCGAAACGAGGACGCGCACCATACTCGACAACATCGACGAAGGCCTCATCACCCTCGCCGAGGATGGCACCATCGAATCCCTCAACCCGGTAGCCGAGCGATTGTTTGGTTACCCGCCCGGCGGACTGCTCGGCGGCAACATGCTCGATCTCATCAACCCGGGCAACCATCCCGAGTACCGTGAACGCATCGAGCACCACGTCGCCCGTCGCGACCTGGGCACGCCACCCAGCAGCTTCGAACTCACAGCCATCCGCCGCAATGGACAGGAACTGCCCGTCGAGGCCCGTATCAGCGACATGGTGCTCGCCGGGCGTCACAAATTCATCCTCGCCCTGCAAGACATCACCCGGCGAAAGGAAACCGAGGCACGCATCCTGCACATCGCCTCGCACGATCCGCTGACCGATCTGCCAAACCGCACCCTGCTCGAAGATCGTATCAAACACGCGATACACGCCAATCATCGACGCCGCGAGCGCTTCGCGGTGATCTACATTGATCTCAACGACTTCAAAACCATCAACGACTCGCTGGGTCACACCCTCGGCGACACCCTGCTGCGCTCCGTGGCCATCCGTCTAAAAGGTTGTCTGCGCGAAGAAGATACGGTCGCGCGTCAGGGCGGCGATGAATTCATCGTGATCCTCTCGCGCATCGAGCATCCGGACGATGCCGCCACGGCGGTACAAAAGATCATCAACACCTTGACCGAGCCCTACACCATCGAAGGCCACGAATTACACAGCGGCGCCAGCCTCGGCATCGCGATCTACCCGGAGGACGGACACAACGTCACCGCCCTGCTCAAGAATAGCGACACCGCGATGTATCAGGCCAAGGCCTCCGGACGGAACAACTACCGCTTTTACTCGCCGGAAATGGACGCCAAGGCCGCCGACCGACTGATGCTGGAAAACAATCTGCGGCGAGCGCTCGAACGCAACGAACTATCGCTGCACTATCAACCCATCGTATCGCTGGCCAGCGGGGAAATCATGGCCGTCGAGGCGCTGCTGCGCTGGACCCACCCGGTCATGGGTGTGGTCTCGCCGGCACGCTTCATCCCGGTCGCCGAAGACTCGTCCCTGATCCTGCCGATCGGCGAATGGGTGCTCGAAACCGCCTGCCGCCAGATCCGCGAATGGGACAAGACCAAGCAGTTCTCCGGCCGTGTCGTCGTCAACCTCTCGCCGCGGCAGTTCCGGCAGGGTGATCTGGTCAAGCGTTTCACACACATCATCGAGCGCACCGGCATCGACCCGCAACGCCTCGGCATGGAGATCACCGAAAGCGTGATCATGGAAAACCTGGACTCATCCATCCGCATGCTGCAAAGCCTCAAAGACATGGGCGTCGAGTTCTCGCTGGACGATTTCGGCACCGGCTATTCCAGCCTCAGCTATCTCAAACGGTTCCCGGTGGACAAGCTCAAAATCGACCAATCCTTCGTGCGCGATCTGGTCAACGACCACGATGACGAAGCACTGGTCAAGGCGATTATTGCCATGGCACACAGCCTCAAAATCCGCGTGGTGGCGGAGGGTGTCGAAACTCGACAGCAGCTCGACTTTCTCCGTGAACAGCACTGCGATCAGTACCAGGGCTACTATTTCAGCCGCCCACTGCCCCCCACGAACTCATGTTCGCGCAAAACCGAGACGATGCGAACGAACCAAAAGCAGACCCCACCCTCTAATCGACAAGACTGA